The Phoenix dactylifera cultivar Barhee BC4 chromosome 17, palm_55x_up_171113_PBpolish2nd_filt_p, whole genome shotgun sequence genome contains a region encoding:
- the LOC120104177 gene encoding cytochrome P450 89A2-like, translated as MLDWIFLFLTISLCLASRLLLSKQWNTSKKRQTPLPPGPRYSLILSPMFWLRRSLSGLESILRFLHTKYGPILTVRIISRPAIFVADRDLTHQALIQAGAAFADRRDDTEATRLLNSNRHNISSAPYGPLWRLLRRNLAAEILHPSRVRLFAPARRWVLSILVTNLKAKAETGDGVVVVMEGFQYAMFCLLVFMCFGERLDEKAIRDIEAIQRLLLSSFIKFNVFSFLPTITKLVFRERWNLLLAIRQKQEEIFIPLIRARKGRKQQPGDGDGEGEDDGHGSFVYSYVDSLLGLQHPEDGGRRLSEGEIVSLCSEFLNAGTDTTATALQWIMANLVKHQEMQAKLLEEIEGVVGSDVEEIKEDDLQKMPYLKAVIMEGLRRHPPAHFVLPHTVTEDLTLNGYLIPRGASVNFTVAEMGWDGKVWEEPMEFKPERFLAGGSGEGVDITGSREIKMMPFGVGRRMCPGLGLAMLHLEYFVANLVREFEWKAVDGEAVDLSENFEFTVVMKNPLRARILSRRTLESFHDTLKR; from the coding sequence ATGCTCGATtggatcttcctcttcctcacCATCTCTCTATGCTTAGCCTCTAGATTACTCCTCTCCAAACAATGGAACACCTCGAAAAAGAGGCAAACCCCCCTACCCCCGGGCCCAAGATATAGTCTCATCCTGAGCCCCATGTTCTGGCTCCGTCGTTCCCTCTCCGGCCTCGAATCCATCCTCCGCTTCCTCCACACCAAGTACGGCCCCATCCTCACCGTCCGCATCATCTCCCGCCCGGCCATCTTCGTCGCCGACCGCGACCTCACCCACCAGGCCCTCATCCAGGCCGGCGCCGCCTTTGCCGACCGCCGGGACGACACCGAGGCCACCCGCCTCCTCAACAGCAACCGCCACAACATCAGCTCCGCCCCCTACGGCCCCCTCTGGCGCCTCCTCCGCCGCAACCTCGCCGCCGAGATCCTCCACCCCTCCCGCGTCAGGCTCTTCGCCCCCGCCCGCCGCTGGGTCCTCAGCATACTCGTTACCAACCTCAAAGCCAAGGCCGAGACAGGGGACGGGGTGGTGGTGGTCATGGAGGGCTTCCAGTACGCCATGTTCTGCTTGCTGGTGTTCATGTGCTTCGGCGAGAGATTGGACGAGAAGGCCATCAGAGACATCGAAGCCATCCAGAGGCTTCTGCTCTCGTCCTTCATTAAATTCAAcgtcttctcttttcttcccaCGATTACGAAGCTCGTGTTCAGAGAGAGGTGGAATTTACTCTTAGCTATCCGCCAGAAACAAGAAGAAATCTTCATCCCTTTGATAAGGGCGCGAAAGGGCCGGAAGCAGCAGCCCGGCGACGGCGACGGCGAAGGCGAGGACGACGGCCACGGAAGCTTTGTCTACTCGTATGTAGATTCTCTTCTTGGTCTGCAGCATCCTGAGGATGGAGGGAGGAGGCTTAGCGAGGGTGAGATCGTGAGCCTCTGCTCTGAGTTCTTGAACGCGGGTACCGACACGACGGCGACGGCGTTGCAGTGGATCATGGCGAACCTTGTGAAGCACCAGGAGATGCAGGCGAAGTTATTGGAAGAAATTGAGGGGGTGGTGGGGAGCGACGTAGAGGAGATCAAGGAGGATGACCTGCAGAAGATGCCGTATTTGAAAGCAGTGATCATGGAAGGGCTGCGGCGGCACCCGCCGGCCCACTTCGTGCTGCCGCACACGGTGACGGAGGACTTGACTTTGAATGGATATTTGATACCGAGAGGCGCTTCGGTTAATTTTACGGTGGCGGAGATGGGTTGGGATGGAAAGGTGTGGGAGGAGCCCATGGAATTTAAGCCGGAGAGGTTCTTGGCCGGCGGGTCGGGTGAGGGGGTGGACATAACGGGAAGCAGGGAGATCAAGATGATGCCGTTTGGGGTGGGGAGAAGGATGTGCCCCGGGCTCGGGCTGGCGATGCTTCACCTCGAGTACTTTGTGGCCAATTTGGTGAGGGAATTCGAGTGGAAGGCAGTAGATGGAGAAGCGGTGGATTTGTCTGAGAATTTCGAGTTCACGGTTGTAATGAAGAATCCTCTTCGTGCTCGAATCTTGTCCCGGAGGACTCTCGAATCTTTTCACGATACACTTAAACGGTGA